The proteins below come from a single Drosophila kikkawai strain 14028-0561.14 chromosome 3R, DkikHiC1v2, whole genome shotgun sequence genomic window:
- the LOC108081239 gene encoding uncharacterized protein isoform X2 has protein sequence MQVPSQLASLLSCGLCRRPYDLVTRRLPKELVCQHSLCEECVASSLIQETSECLCPLCGVRTALLGRKLPETMAIMFLLRELPALVLGRAMLGFSRESNSTIVGEQRAVSPANWLDQICVNSFLASSSEHCLIHAMPNSTWCHNCQLLLCRACADAPIHRDHRLTRQLDYLELLRQLLSAELVKIKRAAAEASDLAAHELNVFRQLHEACFRLQLHVKREILEHKPSMVSSQMNGWSVRAEHELNSFVAPHSATDLRNLLLRFVIQRRKCERQLVEVHFQCRMRAAIRENGMQVLDFETLNDRLLKLRSNLRPSSIPANVEPPLALILTNYCVFAYWTELQNRLMPSELLPQSGVAREMQPDQNEELLARYFSAGEDREGSVNSVNSSTSNSSSYAGFQTNHLSESTQLQFNMMNQELQCPSQSQSQWQRQQGMNGQMAHEGLRRQRLHQQVQQQLPTLRHDDPNWSPELLPILAQNDNSRSSFLGNWSVEY, from the exons ATGCAAGTGCCCAGTCAGTTGGCGTCGCTTCTTAGCTGCGGCCTGTGCCGTCGTCCTTATGACCTCGTTACCCGCCGCCTGCCCAAGGAGCTGGTCTGCCAACACAGCCTCTGCGAGGAGTGTGTGGCCAGTAGCCTCATTCAAGAGACCTCCGAATGCTTGTGCCCACTCTGCGGTGTTCGGACCGCCTTGCTCGGCCGCAAGCTGCCGGAAACGATGGCCATCATGTTCCTGCTGCGTGAGCTGCCGGCTCTGGTGCTAGGCAGAGCCATGCTGGGCTTCTCGCGGGAAAGCAACAGTACCATAGTAGGTGAGCAGCGGGCCGTTTCCCCGGCGAACTGGCTAGACCAAATCTGCGTGAATAGCTtcctggccagcagcagcgaacATTGCCTGATCCATGCCATGCCCAACTCAACGTGGTGTCATAACTGCCAGCTTTTGCTATGTCGCGCCTGCGCAGATGCTCCGATTCATCGAGACCACCGCCTCACCCGCCAGCTGGACTACCTGGAGCTGCTGCGCCAGCTCCTTAGCGCCGAGCTTGTGAAGATTAAGCGCGCTGCTGCCGAGGCCTCGGACTTGGCCGCCCACGAGTTGAACGTGTTCCGCCAGTTGCACGAGGCCTGCTTCCGGCTGCAGTTGCATGTGAAGCGCGAGATCCTAGAGCACAAGCCCTCCATGGTTTCCAGCCAAATGAACGGATGGAGTGTCCGCGCCGAGCACGAACTAAATAGCTTCGTCGCGCCTCACTCTGCCACGGATTTACGTAATCTTCTCTTGCGGTTCGTAATTCAGCGTCGCAAGTGCGAGAGACAGCTCGTGGAGGTGCACTTCCAGTGCCGGATGCGAGCCGCCATCCGGGAGAATGGAATGCAGGTTTTGGACTTTGAGACCTTGAATGACAGGCTCCTAAAGCTGCGCAGTAACCTGCGACCGAGCAGCATACCCGCCAATGTGGAGCCACCACTGGCACTCATTCTAACCAACTACTGCGTGTTTGCTTACTGGACCGAACTGCAGAACCGACTGATGCCGTCTGAGCTGCTGCCGCAGTCCGGAGTAGCGCGTGAAATGCAGCCGGATCAGAATGAGGAGCTTCTAGCACGCTACTTCTCCGCCGGCGAGGATCGCGAGGGCTCTGTTAACTCTGTCAATTCGTcgaccagcaacagcagcagctacgCCGGCTTTCAGACCAATCACTTGTCCGAGAGCACTCAATTGCAGTTCAATATGATGAATCAAGAGCTCCAGTGCCCGtctcagtcccagtcccagtggcagcggcaacaaGGGATGAACGGGCAGATGGCGCATGAGGGACTGAGGCGGCAGCGGCTTCACCAGCAGGTGCAACAGCAGCTGCCAACTTTACGGCACGACGATCCCAACTGGAGTCCCGAGCTACTCCCGATATTGGCCCAGAATGATAACTCTAGATCCAGTTTCTTG GGGAACTGGTCGGTCGAGTACTAG
- the Ssadh gene encoding glutarate-semialdehyde dehydrogenase produces MWRQLNGAALKGTSLSNLGRMRGFSALLQDKALVNGDWVGSSDASTFEVRNPASGEVIGKVPNMTVADAQKAINAAKQAYESKEWRSLTAKDRSNLLKKWHKLIEQNSQEIAEIMTAESGKPINESKGEVAYGNAFVEWFAEEARRIYGEIVPSASPNREIIVMKQPIGVAALITPWNFPMAMITRKAGAALAAGCTVVVKPSEDTPLTALAVAKLAEDAGIPKGVINVVTTNKAAPIGDLFCKSPDVRGISFTGSTEVGKLLFRNSADGIKRICLELGGNAPFIVFDSANVEKAVDGAMASKFRNCGQTCVSANRFFVQDGVYEQFVGQLKKRVEALKIGDGQGCEVQIGPLINEMQFKKVSGFVEDARSKKANIIQGGKPLSDIGPLFYAPTIVTDVPPTAQLYTEEVFGPVVSIIRFRDEEEAVAKANDTRRGLAGYFYSDNLQQVFRVAKRLEVGMVGVNEGIISAAEAPFGGVKESGVGREGSKHGIDDYVDIKYICMGNLKYD; encoded by the exons ATGTGGCGACAGCTCAACGGCGCCGCACTGAAGGGAACTAGCCTCAGCAACTTGGGTAGGATGCGCGGCTTTTCGGCTCTTCTCCAGGACAAGGCCCTTGTGAACGGCGACTGGGTCGGCTCCAGCGATGCGAGCACATTTGAAGTCCGTAATCCGGCGAGCGGAGAGGTGATCGGAAAGGTCCCAAACATGACCGTGGCGGATGCCCAAAAGGCGATCAATGCTGCCAAGCAGGCCTACGAATCCAAGGAGTGGCGATCCCTGACCGCCAAGGATCGCTCCAACCTGCTCAAA AAGTGGCACAAACTGATCGAGCAGAACTCGCAGGAGATAGCCGAGATAATGACGGCGGAGTCGGGCAAGCCCATCAACGAGTCCAAAGGAGAGGTGGCCTACGGCAATGCTTTTGTGGAATGGTTCGCGGAGGAGGCGCGTCGCATCTATGGCGAGATTGTTCCCAGTGCATCGCCCAATCGCGAGATAATAGTCATGAAGCAGCCCATCGGAGTGGCGGCCTTGATCACGCCCTGGAACTTCCCGATGGCCATGATCACGCGGAAGGCAGGAGCCGCTCTAGCCGCTGGTTGCACGGTGGTGGTGAAGCCCTCCGAGGACACACCGCTCACGGCGCTGGCGGTGGCAAAGCTGGCCGAGGATGCCGGCATCCCGAAGGGCGTGATCAATGTGGTGACCACCAACAAGGCGGCCCCCATTGGCGATCTCTTCTGCAAGAGTCCAGATGTCAGGGGCATCTCGTTCACCGGTTCCACAGAAGTGGGCAAGCTGCTGTTCCGCAACTCTGCCGATGGCATCAAGAGGATATGCCTGGAGCTGGGCGGCAACGCTCCGTTCATTGTCTTCGACTCGGCCAATGTGGAGAAGGCGGTGGATGGGGCCATGGCCTCCAAGTTCCGGAACTGCGGCCAGACCTGTGTCTCCGCCAACAGATTCTTCGTCCAGGACGGTGTCTACGAGCAGTTCGTGGGGCAGCTGAAGAAGCGCGTGGAGGCCCTgaagatcggcgatggccaggGGTGCGAAGTCCAGATAGGACCGCTTATCAATGAAATGCAGTTCAAAAAGGTCAGCGGTTTTGTGGAAGATGCAAGGTCCAAGAAGGCGAACATCATCCAGGGAGGAAAGCCCCTGAGCGACATTGGCCCCCTCTTCTATGCACCGACTATAGTCACCGACGTGCCGCCCACGGCTCAGCTGTACACGGAGGAGGTCTTCGGCCCGGTTGTCTCCATCATCCGATTCCGCGACGAAGAGGAGGCGGTGGCGAAGGCCAACGACACCAGGAGAGGCCTGGCCGGCTACTTCTACAGCGATAATCTGCAGCAGGTGTTCCGCGTGGCCAAGCGCCTCGAGGTGGGTATGGTCGGCGTCAACGAGGGCATCATATCCGCGGCAGAGGCACCCTTTGGCGGTGTGAAGGAGTCTGGTGTCGGAAGGGAGGGCTCCAAGCACGGAATCGACGACTACGTCGACATCAAGTACATTTGCATGGGGAACCTGAAGTACGATTGA
- the LOC108081239 gene encoding uncharacterized protein isoform X1 — MQVPSQLASLLSCGLCRRPYDLVTRRLPKELVCQHSLCEECVASSLIQETSECLCPLCGVRTALLGRKLPETMAIMFLLRELPALVLGRAMLGFSRESNSTIVGEQRAVSPANWLDQICVNSFLASSSEHCLIHAMPNSTWCHNCQLLLCRACADAPIHRDHRLTRQLDYLELLRQLLSAELVKIKRAAAEASDLAAHELNVFRQLHEACFRLQLHVKREILEHKPSMVSSQMNGWSVRAEHELNSFVAPHSATDLRNLLLRFVIQRRKCERQLVEVHFQCRMRAAIRENGMQVLDFETLNDRLLKLRSNLRPSSIPANVEPPLALILTNYCVFAYWTELQNRLMPSELLPQSGVAREMQPDQNEELLARYFSAGEDREGSVNSVNSSTSNSSSYAGFQTNHLSESTQLQFNMMNQELQCPSQSQSQWQRQQGMNGQMAHEGLRRQRLHQQVQQQLPTLRHDDPNWSPELLPILAQNDNSRSSFLVSIARPPSVHCYPIYYMEMDMAGELVGRVLVEVRDDVAPRMSENFGALIRHDRGYGYRGCSVFQAWGGESIISGDFESNNGRGGHSTFDTRYFMPDDTGLPAHRGTVGMRRGQRRQDKSGFVGSQFRLVLNEMRSFTAIFGYIVEGIEVVDRIAATGNAIGRLAVKCFIRNCGEYHINR, encoded by the coding sequence ATGCAAGTGCCCAGTCAGTTGGCGTCGCTTCTTAGCTGCGGCCTGTGCCGTCGTCCTTATGACCTCGTTACCCGCCGCCTGCCCAAGGAGCTGGTCTGCCAACACAGCCTCTGCGAGGAGTGTGTGGCCAGTAGCCTCATTCAAGAGACCTCCGAATGCTTGTGCCCACTCTGCGGTGTTCGGACCGCCTTGCTCGGCCGCAAGCTGCCGGAAACGATGGCCATCATGTTCCTGCTGCGTGAGCTGCCGGCTCTGGTGCTAGGCAGAGCCATGCTGGGCTTCTCGCGGGAAAGCAACAGTACCATAGTAGGTGAGCAGCGGGCCGTTTCCCCGGCGAACTGGCTAGACCAAATCTGCGTGAATAGCTtcctggccagcagcagcgaacATTGCCTGATCCATGCCATGCCCAACTCAACGTGGTGTCATAACTGCCAGCTTTTGCTATGTCGCGCCTGCGCAGATGCTCCGATTCATCGAGACCACCGCCTCACCCGCCAGCTGGACTACCTGGAGCTGCTGCGCCAGCTCCTTAGCGCCGAGCTTGTGAAGATTAAGCGCGCTGCTGCCGAGGCCTCGGACTTGGCCGCCCACGAGTTGAACGTGTTCCGCCAGTTGCACGAGGCCTGCTTCCGGCTGCAGTTGCATGTGAAGCGCGAGATCCTAGAGCACAAGCCCTCCATGGTTTCCAGCCAAATGAACGGATGGAGTGTCCGCGCCGAGCACGAACTAAATAGCTTCGTCGCGCCTCACTCTGCCACGGATTTACGTAATCTTCTCTTGCGGTTCGTAATTCAGCGTCGCAAGTGCGAGAGACAGCTCGTGGAGGTGCACTTCCAGTGCCGGATGCGAGCCGCCATCCGGGAGAATGGAATGCAGGTTTTGGACTTTGAGACCTTGAATGACAGGCTCCTAAAGCTGCGCAGTAACCTGCGACCGAGCAGCATACCCGCCAATGTGGAGCCACCACTGGCACTCATTCTAACCAACTACTGCGTGTTTGCTTACTGGACCGAACTGCAGAACCGACTGATGCCGTCTGAGCTGCTGCCGCAGTCCGGAGTAGCGCGTGAAATGCAGCCGGATCAGAATGAGGAGCTTCTAGCACGCTACTTCTCCGCCGGCGAGGATCGCGAGGGCTCTGTTAACTCTGTCAATTCGTcgaccagcaacagcagcagctacgCCGGCTTTCAGACCAATCACTTGTCCGAGAGCACTCAATTGCAGTTCAATATGATGAATCAAGAGCTCCAGTGCCCGtctcagtcccagtcccagtggcagcggcaacaaGGGATGAACGGGCAGATGGCGCATGAGGGACTGAGGCGGCAGCGGCTTCACCAGCAGGTGCAACAGCAGCTGCCAACTTTACGGCACGACGATCCCAACTGGAGTCCCGAGCTACTCCCGATATTGGCCCAGAATGATAACTCTAGATCCAGTTTCTTGGTAAGCATAGCCCGCCCGCCCTCCGTTCACTGTTATCCCATCTATTATATGGAAATGGACATGGCAGGGGAACTGGTCGGTCGAGTACTAGTGGAGGTGCGTGACGATGTGGCTCCCCGGATGTCGGAGAACTTTGGAGCCCTCATTCGGCATGACCGAGGCTATGGCTATCGCGGATGCTCCGTGTTCCAAGCCTGGGGAGGCGAGAGCATCATCAGCGGGGACTTTGAATCTAACAACGGACGGGGTGGCCACTCCACTTTCGACACGCGCTACTTTATGCCGGATGATACGGGACTGCCGGCCCACCGGGGAACCGTTGGCATGCGAAGGGGTCAGAGGCGGCAGGACAAGAGTGGCTTTGTTGGCAGCCAATTCCGGCTGGTGCTCAACGAGATGCGCTCGTTTACGGCCATCTTTGGGTACATTGTCGAGGGCATCGAAGTGGTTGACCGAATTGCTGCCACAGGAAATGCCATTGGTCGACTGGCGGTTAAGTGCTTCATTCGGAATTGCGGCGAATATCACATTAACCGATAA